The genomic region ACTCGCTGATATATCTGAAAGGCGGATAGCAAAACTGGTTGACTCAAATTTAAGCAATGGTCTGCCCGGTTTCCTTACAAGGGAAGGCGGTTTAAATTCCGGATTCATGATTCCTCAATATGTGGCAGCATCGCTGGTGTCTGAAAATAAGGTCTTATCTCATCCAGCCAGTGTAGACTCTATACCATCCTCTGCCAATCAGGAGGATCATGTAAGTATGGGGACAATAGCAGCCAGAAAGACAAGGGAAATATTAGAAAATGCAATTAATGTTATTGCGATAGAACTTATGTCTTCCGCTCAGGCGATAGACTTAAGAGATGGAGGGTCGCCTGGGAAGGGTACAGGAGCTGCGTACAGGCTTATCAGGTCAAGGATACCGTTTATTGAAAGAGATGAATTGATGTACAGACATATTGAGGACTGTGCGATGCTTATTAAGACCGGTGAACTCATTGAAACAGTGGAGGGGGAGATTGGTTCATTAAATTAGAATTAACAGTATGTATAATCACAATGCTCCTGCGAGCGGCTGGTCTGATTGGGGATTACCCAATTATTTTTAAAACATTTTGCTTTAGCCTATTGAAGTTTTAATGAATTTTCTGTATAATATTTTCAAGGAGGGAAAACCATGTATGAATCAAAACTCAAGAGTGAGGCTGTGGATGAGCTTTTTGAGGCTATACTGGAGCTTAAAGATGTGGAGGAATGTTACAGATTTTTTGAGGATTTATGCACGATAAATGAAATCAAAGAGATGGCACAGAGATGGCAGGTTGCAAAAATGCTCAGAGAAAAAAAGACCTACGTGGAGATAGCAGATAAAACAGGGGCAAGTACGGCTACCATAAGCAGGGTAAATAGGTATTTGAATTATGGCTCAGACGGTTATAATATTATATTAGACAGGTTAGAGCAAAAAAAGAAAAGCTGACCTGGGGGTAACCTCAGGTTTTTTGTTGAGGTGAGTCTTATGGATATTTTAGAAGGGTTAAACGGCCCGCAGAAGGAAGCAGTGACTACTACTGATGGACCACTTTTAATTATTGCAGGGGCAGGGAGTGGAAAAACGAGAGTTTTGACTCATAGGATTGCTTATCTGATAAACGTAAAGAAAGTGTCACCATACAATATATTGGCTATAACATTTACCAACAAGGCCGCCAGTGAGATGAAGGACAGGGTGGAAAAGCTGCTTAATGCATCAGTGAAAAATATGTGGATTTCAACCTTTCATTCGGCCTGCGTCAGGATATTGCGCGATGGAGCGGAAAGGCTTGGATATAAACGGAGCTTTGTCATATATGATACATCTGATTCCATTTCCTTGATAAGGTCCTGTTTGAAAGAGCTTAACCTCGATCCTAAATATTACGAACCAAAGGGATTGCTGCATACCATATCCAGGGCAAAGGACAGTCTGATGGATCCAGATACCTTTGAAAAAGAAACAGCTAACGACTTTCGCAGTAAGAATGTGGCAAGTATATACAGGGAGTATCAAAGGCGTCTTAAACAACTAAACGCTATGGATTTTGATGACCTTATAATGAAGACTGTGGAACTTTTTAAGGTGCATGAAGATTTTCTTCTTCAGTACCAGAACATGTTTCGCTATATACTTGTTGATGAATATCAGGATACAAACCGGGCCCAGTATGAACTCATAAAGATTTTGTCTAAAAGGTACAACAACATCTGTGTTGTTGGTGACGATGACCAAAGCATATATGGTTTTAGGGGGGCTGATATAAGGAATATATTGGACTTTGAAAGGGATTTTCCTAACGCTAAGGTGATAAAACTGGAACAAAATTATCGTTCTACACAGAAGATCTTAAACGCTGCCAATAACCTTATAGCACATAATAAGGGCAGAAAGGGTAAAAAGCTTTGGACTGAATACGAGGGTGGCCCGGATATCGTACTTTATAAGGCTGAAGACGAGCGCATGGAGGCACGGTATGTTGTTTCCAGCATTATTGATTTAATTAATAGAGGTTATTCTTCCTCTGATATAGTTATATTATACAGGACCAATGCCCAGTCCAGGGCTTTTGAGGAAGAGCTGGCACAGTATCAGATTGGCTACAGAGTAGTGGGCAGTTTGAGATTTTATGAAAGGAAAGAGATAAAGGACATAATGTCTTATTTGCGGGTTATACAGGACCCGTCAGATGAGGTAAGCCTGCTGAGGATAATCAACGAACCATCAAGGGGGATTGGAGAAAAAACCATAGAACAGCTCACGGAGTATGCAAGAAGTAATGGCATATCACTTTATGAGGCCGCAAAATTTGCAGGTGATACCGATCTATCGGCAAGACAGGTGAAGGGCGTCTTATCTTTTGTAAACATAATGGACCAACTTATAAGTTTTAAGGATGATGTGTCCATCTCGGCATTGGTGGAGCTGGTGCTTCAAAAGACAGGCTATCTGGAGATATTAAAGAGTGAGAATACACCTGAATCTGAATCAAGGATTGAAAACCTGAATGAGTTTATTGGTGCAGCTAAAGAGTTTGAAAAAGATAACCCCGATCTAGTGCTGGAGGACTTCCTCGCCAATTTGGCGTTGGTTTCCGATATTGACTCCTTAGAAGATGGAGAGGGTGTTGTCATGATGACTGTACATTCTGCCAAGGGTTTAGAGTTTCCTGTGGTGTTTATGGTTGGCATGGAAGACGGGCTTTTTCCCATATCAAGAGCTTTGGACAATGATGAAGACATGGAGGAAGAGAGGCGTCTTTGCTATGTGGCTGTTACCAGGGCCAAAGAGAGGCTTATTATGACTTATGCAAGGACGAGAAATCTTTATGGCAGAACAATGGTATGTATCCCCTCGCGATTCATTAAAGAGATTGATATACCGGATTTTGCCAAAGAGCCTTTTAAAAAACGCAGCATGTCTGTTGAAGAGCCGGGGAAGGTAGCCTCAAGTAAAGAAAAATATGCTGTGGGTATGAAGGTTATGCATAAGATGTGGGGTTCTGGAATAATTGTCCAGGTTAAGGATATGGGTAGCGACAAGGAGCTTGCCATAGTGTTCCAGAGCGTTGGTTTGAAGAGATTGTCTGCCAACATTGCGCCATTAAAAGTCGAGGAGGGTTAGTATGGACAAAGAGCAGGCCGCCAAGAGGATAAATGAACTAAGGGATATAATAAACCATCACAATTATATGTATTATGTACTTGATTCTCCGGAGATATCCGATGCAGAATTTGACAATTTGATGAGGGAACTCATTGAGTTAGAGAGACAATATCCAGAATATCTCACGCCGGATTCTCCTACACAAAGGGTAGGGGGAGAGGTGTTAGAGGGGTTTGCAGAATATGTTCATACTTTACCGCTCCTGAGCCTTAGCGATGTGTTCGATGAAGGCGAGCTGAGAGATTTTGACAGAAGGGTGAGAAGAGAGGTTGGAGACACAGAATATGTTGTTGAAGTGAAGATAGATGGTCTTTCCTGTGCATTGAGATACGAAAATGGTATATTTGTACAGGGGGCTACAAGGGGCAATGGTTTTGTAGGGGAAGACGTTACGGCGAATCTTAAAACCATAAGGTCTATACCGCTAAAATTAGAAGAACCAGTCTCTCTTGAGGTGCGCGGAGAGGTATACATGCCAAAGAGGAGCTTTTTGATGCTCAATGAACTCCGTGAACAAAATGGAGAGCCCCTCTTTGCCAATCCTCGAAATGCGGCTGCTGGTTCGTTAAGACAGCTTGATCCAAAAATAACGGCATCTAGAAATTTAGATATTTTTATATTTAACCTGCAGAGGGTGGAGGGAAAGAATTTTACAACCCATATAGAAACACTGGAATATTTAAAGGAGATGGGGTTAAAAATAATCCCGTATTATGTGAAATGCGATAATATTGACCAGGTCCTTGAGCAGGTACATATATGGGAATCAAAAAGAAATGAACTGGATTTTGCTGTAGATGGTCTGGTGATAAAGGTAAATGACCTGGCTAAAAGGGAGATCCTGGGCAGCACTTCTAAATCATACAGATGGGCTATAGCGTACAAGTATCCTGCTGAAATGGCAAAGACCAGAATAAAGGATATAATAGTGCAGGTGGGAAGGACAGGGGCACTAACACCAACAGCCCTCCTCGAACCGGTTAAACTGGCAGGTTCTACTATTAGCAGGGCTACATTGCACAATGAGGATTATATAAAGATGAAGGACATAAAGATAGGTGACTGGGTATATATCCGGAAGGCAGGTGAGATAATCCCTGAGGTCGTTGAACCACTAATAGAAGAACGAACGGGCGAAGAGAAAGACTTTGCTATGCCTGATACGTGTCCGGAGTGTGGTGCAAAAGTGGTCAGGCTGCCTGGAGAAGCTGTGACACGCTGTACTGGGTTGAGCTGTCCCGCTCAGATAAAAAGACAGCTTGAACACTTTGCCTCTAAAGAGGCTATGGATATTGATGGAATGGGCCCTGCTGTAATTTCACAATTAGTAGATAAAGGACTTGTAAAAAACATTGCCGACATTTATTATATAGGATATCAGGATATATTAAACCTTGAGAGGATGGGGAAAAAGTCTGCAGAAAACCTGATAAATGCCATTGAAGATAGCAAGGGAAGGGACTTAGATAGGCTTATAAATGGTCTTGGCATAAGATTGGTGGGCAGTAAAGCAGCAAAAATTCTTGCTGAGGCATATAAGGACATTAAGAGCCTCATGAAGGCAGGTGCTGAAGAACTTACCTCAATACCTGAGATAGGGCCAAAGATAGCCGAAAGCATAGTTGATTTTTTCTCTGAGAAACAAAACATTGCTATCATTAACAGGCTTATTGAAGCGGGTGTCAATACGAGAAAGATAGAAGAAGTTCATGAGACTTTGCTGGCTGGCAAGACCTTTGTGATAACAGGTACTCTGAAAGACTTTACCAGGGAGGAGGCGGCAAACATTATTGAACAACTTGGTGGCAAGGTGACAGGAAGCGTGAGCAAAAAGACTAACTATCTGATTTGTGGTGAAAACCCGGGGTCTAAACTGGACAAAGCAAGAGAGCTCAATGTGACTATAATTAGCGAGGATGATTTTAAAAAGATGATTGCTATTTAGTGCTGCTAACATGCTAATATAGACTTTGTACAGTGGAATCAATAATGATTGGAGGGTTGTAAATGGAGATCGATAGACAGACAGTGGATTATGTTGCAAAGCTGGCCAGGCTTTATCTTGACGATAAGGCCATGGAAGACCTGCGTGAAGACCTTTCTCAAATAGTAGGGTATGTGACAAAACTTCAGGAGTTAAACACTGAAGATGTGGAGCAGACAGCACATGTGCTTCCGCTAAATAACGTCTTTAGAGAGGATATCGTAAGGCAGTCTATGGACAGGGACAGGGTATTATCCAACACGGATTATAAAAAAGATGGCTTTTTTGAAGTGCCAAAAGTCTTTGATTGAGGAGGTTTATGATGGAGTTATACGAATACAGTGTTCATGAACTCATTTCCATTCTTGACAAGGGTGAGACGAATTCTGTGGAGCTTACAGAAAGTATAATAGAGAATATAGATAAGAAAGATGGGGCTATCGGGGCATTTCTGTATGTGGACAAAGAGGGCGCACTTAAGGCTGCTGAAAAGGCTGATAGGTTGAGGAGAGATGGCAAAAGTGCCGCACTTCTGGGTATCCCGGTGGCAATAAAGGATAATATATGTACAGAGGGTACTAAAACCACATGCGCATCAAAGATGCTGGAGAATTTTGTCCCGCCTTATGATGCTACAGTTGTGAAAAAGTTAAAGGAAGCCGGGGCTATAATTGTTGGGAAAACAAACATGGATGAATTTGCCATGGGTTCATCCACAGAAAATTCAGCTTTTAAAAAGACAGTAAATCCGTGGAACTTTGACAGGGTGCCTGGTGGCTCCAGCGGAGGTTCTGCGGCGGCAGTGGCTGCATCAGAAGTCCCTGCAGCATTAGGTTCTGATACCGGTGGTTCTATAAGGCAGCCTGCCTCGTTTTGTGGAGTTGTGGGGTTAAAACCTACATATGGGCGTGTCTCCAGATATGGGCTTGTGGCCTTTGCTTCTTCGCTGGATCAGATAGGGCCGTTTGCAAGGGATGTGGAAGATGCTGCAATGCTTTTGAGTGTCATTGCCGGACAAGATGAGATGGACTCCACGTCAGTCCCCGGGAGAGAAAATTGTTTTCTGGATGGGATAAGGGATGGTATTAAGGGACTTAAGATAGGTCTGCCAAAGGAGTATTATGGTGAGGGCGTCAGCAGTGATGTAAGGGAGTCGGTCCTTGCTATGGTTAAAAGGTTAGAGGGCCTTGGTGCCTTTGTGGAGGAGACAAGCCTTCCGTACAGTGAATATGCTTTGGCTGCGTATTATATTATTTCGTCAGCGGAGGCCAGCTCAAACCTGGCAAGGTATGACGGGATAAGATATGGGCACAGGGCCTCAGAGTATGATGACCTGATAGACCTCTATGCCCGTTCCAGGAGTGAAGGTTTCGGGAAAGAGGTAAAGCGCAGGATAATGCTTGGCACCTATGTATTGAGTTCTGGATATTATGATGCTTATTATAAAAAGGCGCTAAAGGTAAGGACGCTTATAAAGAACGACTTTGACAGGGCCTTTGAGAAATACGATGTGCTTATCTCTCCAACGTCACCAACGGTGGCCTTCAGGTTTGGAGAGAAGTCGAATCCATTAGAGATGTACCTGGCCGATATCCTTACCGTGCCTATAAATATTGCGGGGTTACCTGCCATATCGGTTCCATGTGGCCTGGCCAGCGGCCTACCTGTCGGACTACAAATAATAGGCAAGCCTTTTGATGAGAAGACCATACTGAGGACTGCCTATGCCGTACAGGAAAGTACTGGTAAATTAAGACCGGAGGTGAGATAAATGGAGTTTGAAGCGGTAATAGGATTGGAGGTTCATGCAGAGCTTTTGACGGAGTCTAAGATATTTTGCAGCTGTACCACAGAATTCGGTGGAGAGCCTAATACCCACTGTTGCCCTGTATGTCTTGGATTGCCGGGGACATTGCCTGTTCTAAACAAAAAAGCTGTAGAATATGCTATAAGGGCGGGACTGGCATTAAACTGCAATATAGCAAGATTCAGCAAGATGGACAGGAAGAATTATTTTTATCCGGATCTGCCAAAAGCGTACCAGATTTCTCAGTATGACCTCCCTTTATGCAGGGATGGGTATGTGGAGATAGAGACAGAGAATGGTGTAAAGAAAATAGGCATAATAAGGGTGCATTTAGAAGAGGATGCTGGAAAACTTATCCATGATGAAGGCGCCGGCAGCTCCCTTGTAGACTATAACAGGACAGGGGTGCCTCTTATTGAAATCGTGTCTTACCCGGACATGAGGACACCGGAAGAGGCCAGGCTGTACCTTGCAAAGCTCAAGAGCATACTGGAGTACACAGAGGTATCTGACTGCAAGATGCAGGAGGGTTCTTTACGTGTTGATACGAATATATCAGTAAGACCTGTAGGTAGTTCTGCCTTTGGGACAAAGGTAGAGCTTAAAAACCTCAATTCTTTTAGGGCTGTCTATAGGGCACTGGAGTATGAGTTTAAGAGACAGGCTGAAGCAATTAAAAACGGTGAGGAGATAACCCAGGAGACAAGGCGCTGGGACGAAAACAAAGGTATAACTGTATCCATGCGTTCTAAAGAGGAGGCCCACGACTACCGATACTTTCCTGAGCCTGATATTGTGCCTATAGTGGTAGATGATGAATGGATAGAGGACATAAGACGCAATATACCGGAGCTTCCACAGCAAAAAAGAGAGAGGTTTATAAATGACTTAGGGCTTCCGCCGTATGATGCAGGAGTCATAACCTCAGATAAGGCCCTATCTGACTTTTTTGAGAGGTGTGTGGAACTCTATGACAATCCAAAGACTATAAGCAACTGGGTGATGGGAGAGATACTGAGGGCGATGAAGGATTCAGATATAGAAGCATCAAATCTTCCTGTGAAACCAGAGCAGCTTGTCATGCTGCAAGAACTTGTAGATGATGGCACCATAAGTATAAGTATAGCCAAGAGGGTGTTTGACATCATGTTTAAGACCGGCGAGAATCCGGATGATATAGTAAGGAAGGAGGGACTGGCCCAGATCAGTGATGAAGGTGCCTTACGCGAGATTGTAATTAAGACTATTAAAAATAATCCTAAATCGGTAGAGGATTTCCTCGGTGGTAAGGAAAAGGCCATGGGCTTTTTGATAGGCCAGGTGATGAAAGAGACTAAGGGTAAGGCAAACCCACAGATGATAAATGAAATAATGAAGGAAGAATTAAGCAAGATAAGCAAGAATTGATATATTAAAAATAATTGAGATCTTGAAGGAAATGAAGTATAATTATTAACATATCAGATGTCATATAACCTGCTTATAAGTTTTAATATCGTTATCTGTGTATTTTTATAAAATAGAGTTAATAAATGTTAGATAAAGTAAAATTTTTTAGGAGGTTGATAAATTTTAAGGAGGATTTTTAGGGTAAATGTTTAATATATACTATATAACTTACCCAACAAAAGATACAATATAAGTTTTAGGAGGGAAAATTGGAAAGGAGAGGGGAAATTTAATGACAAGGTACATCCTGCAACGTGTATTCGCCATGGTGTTAACGATGGTAGTTGTTATTACTATTACGTTTATCTTGATGCATGCCATCCCTGGCGGGCCATTTGCTTCAGAGAAGAATCTTCCACCGCAGATCAAGGCTAATATCGAAGCCAAGTATGGTCTGAATAAACCATTGTATCAGCAGTATTTTGACTATTGGGCCGGTTTATTGAAAGGTGACTTGGGACCTTCATACAAGTATCCAGGCAGGACCGTCAATGACCTTATTGAAGCCGGGTTTCCTATTTCTGCTGAATTGGGTTCCTATGCTATCCTGTTGATGCTTTTTGTGGGGATACCTGCCGGTATCATATCAGCACTGAGACAGTATCACTGGCAGGATCATACAGTTATGTTTATGGCTACCCTTGGCGTTGCGGTGCCGAGCTTTGTGCTGGCCACACTGTTTATATATATTTTCTCATCAAGGTTGGGTATTTTACCTGCAGCCAGGTGGCTTTCATGGCAGCACAAGATAATGCCTACCATAGCACTTTCGGCATATAATGTCTCCTTTATAGCAAGGCTTACAAGGTCTTCCATGCTGGATGTCATGGGCCAGGACTATATAAGGACAGCCAGGGCGAAGGGCTTGAGCGAGACTTCCGTAGTTATAAAGCATGCGCTGAAGAACTCATTAATTCCTATTGTTACTGTCCTGGGTCCACTGATTGCGGCTGTGCTGACAGGCAGTTTTGTTATTGAAAAGATATTTGCCATTCCAGGTATGGGTAGGCAGTTTGTAGATAGTGTTTCTAACAGGGATTACACTACAATAATGGGTGTAACAATATTTTATGGTGCATTTCTGGTAATCATGAACCTCATAGTTGATATTGTCTATGTGTTCATTGACCCAAGGATCAAGCTTGCGGATTGAGGAGGGATAGAGTTGGAACTTGCTGAGAACTATTTTGAGAGACTGCCTAAGGAAGAAAAAACATCTGAGGAGATTGTAAGGCCCTCCATGACTTTCTGGCAGGACGCATGGAGAAGGTTGAGGAAAAACAGACTGGCCATGATAGGTATGTATGTGCTAATAGCAATCATACTAATTGCTATCTTTGGACCGATGATATCGCCATACACATATTCTGATCAGACACTTTCCATGGCGAATCAGCCGCCCTCGTCTGCCCATCCATTTGGTATGGATAACCTCGGTAGAGACCTTATGACAAGGGTATTCTATGGAGCGAGGATTTCCCTCAGCATAGGATTTATAGTAGCGGCATGTACCCTTGTTATAGGAATCCTCTATG from Calorimonas adulescens harbors:
- a CDS encoding YerC/YecD family TrpR-related protein; its protein translation is MYESKLKSEAVDELFEAILELKDVEECYRFFEDLCTINEIKEMAQRWQVAKMLREKKTYVEIADKTGASTATISRVNRYLNYGSDGYNIILDRLEQKKKS
- the pcrA gene encoding DNA helicase PcrA, yielding MDILEGLNGPQKEAVTTTDGPLLIIAGAGSGKTRVLTHRIAYLINVKKVSPYNILAITFTNKAASEMKDRVEKLLNASVKNMWISTFHSACVRILRDGAERLGYKRSFVIYDTSDSISLIRSCLKELNLDPKYYEPKGLLHTISRAKDSLMDPDTFEKETANDFRSKNVASIYREYQRRLKQLNAMDFDDLIMKTVELFKVHEDFLLQYQNMFRYILVDEYQDTNRAQYELIKILSKRYNNICVVGDDDQSIYGFRGADIRNILDFERDFPNAKVIKLEQNYRSTQKILNAANNLIAHNKGRKGKKLWTEYEGGPDIVLYKAEDERMEARYVVSSIIDLINRGYSSSDIVILYRTNAQSRAFEEELAQYQIGYRVVGSLRFYERKEIKDIMSYLRVIQDPSDEVSLLRIINEPSRGIGEKTIEQLTEYARSNGISLYEAAKFAGDTDLSARQVKGVLSFVNIMDQLISFKDDVSISALVELVLQKTGYLEILKSENTPESESRIENLNEFIGAAKEFEKDNPDLVLEDFLANLALVSDIDSLEDGEGVVMMTVHSAKGLEFPVVFMVGMEDGLFPISRALDNDEDMEEERRLCYVAVTRAKERLIMTYARTRNLYGRTMVCIPSRFIKEIDIPDFAKEPFKKRSMSVEEPGKVASSKEKYAVGMKVMHKMWGSGIIVQVKDMGSDKELAIVFQSVGLKRLSANIAPLKVEEG
- the ligA gene encoding NAD-dependent DNA ligase LigA, translated to MDKEQAAKRINELRDIINHHNYMYYVLDSPEISDAEFDNLMRELIELERQYPEYLTPDSPTQRVGGEVLEGFAEYVHTLPLLSLSDVFDEGELRDFDRRVRREVGDTEYVVEVKIDGLSCALRYENGIFVQGATRGNGFVGEDVTANLKTIRSIPLKLEEPVSLEVRGEVYMPKRSFLMLNELREQNGEPLFANPRNAAAGSLRQLDPKITASRNLDIFIFNLQRVEGKNFTTHIETLEYLKEMGLKIIPYYVKCDNIDQVLEQVHIWESKRNELDFAVDGLVIKVNDLAKREILGSTSKSYRWAIAYKYPAEMAKTRIKDIIVQVGRTGALTPTALLEPVKLAGSTISRATLHNEDYIKMKDIKIGDWVYIRKAGEIIPEVVEPLIEERTGEEKDFAMPDTCPECGAKVVRLPGEAVTRCTGLSCPAQIKRQLEHFASKEAMDIDGMGPAVISQLVDKGLVKNIADIYYIGYQDILNLERMGKKSAENLINAIEDSKGRDLDRLINGLGIRLVGSKAAKILAEAYKDIKSLMKAGAEELTSIPEIGPKIAESIVDFFSEKQNIAIINRLIEAGVNTRKIEEVHETLLAGKTFVITGTLKDFTREEAANIIEQLGGKVTGSVSKKTNYLICGENPGSKLDKARELNVTIISEDDFKKMIAI
- the gatC gene encoding Asp-tRNA(Asn)/Glu-tRNA(Gln) amidotransferase subunit GatC, with translation MEIDRQTVDYVAKLARLYLDDKAMEDLREDLSQIVGYVTKLQELNTEDVEQTAHVLPLNNVFREDIVRQSMDRDRVLSNTDYKKDGFFEVPKVFD
- the gatA gene encoding Asp-tRNA(Asn)/Glu-tRNA(Gln) amidotransferase subunit GatA codes for the protein MELYEYSVHELISILDKGETNSVELTESIIENIDKKDGAIGAFLYVDKEGALKAAEKADRLRRDGKSAALLGIPVAIKDNICTEGTKTTCASKMLENFVPPYDATVVKKLKEAGAIIVGKTNMDEFAMGSSTENSAFKKTVNPWNFDRVPGGSSGGSAAAVAASEVPAALGSDTGGSIRQPASFCGVVGLKPTYGRVSRYGLVAFASSLDQIGPFARDVEDAAMLLSVIAGQDEMDSTSVPGRENCFLDGIRDGIKGLKIGLPKEYYGEGVSSDVRESVLAMVKRLEGLGAFVEETSLPYSEYALAAYYIISSAEASSNLARYDGIRYGHRASEYDDLIDLYARSRSEGFGKEVKRRIMLGTYVLSSGYYDAYYKKALKVRTLIKNDFDRAFEKYDVLISPTSPTVAFRFGEKSNPLEMYLADILTVPINIAGLPAISVPCGLASGLPVGLQIIGKPFDEKTILRTAYAVQESTGKLRPEVR
- the gatB gene encoding Asp-tRNA(Asn)/Glu-tRNA(Gln) amidotransferase subunit GatB, which encodes MEFEAVIGLEVHAELLTESKIFCSCTTEFGGEPNTHCCPVCLGLPGTLPVLNKKAVEYAIRAGLALNCNIARFSKMDRKNYFYPDLPKAYQISQYDLPLCRDGYVEIETENGVKKIGIIRVHLEEDAGKLIHDEGAGSSLVDYNRTGVPLIEIVSYPDMRTPEEARLYLAKLKSILEYTEVSDCKMQEGSLRVDTNISVRPVGSSAFGTKVELKNLNSFRAVYRALEYEFKRQAEAIKNGEEITQETRRWDENKGITVSMRSKEEAHDYRYFPEPDIVPIVVDDEWIEDIRRNIPELPQQKRERFINDLGLPPYDAGVITSDKALSDFFERCVELYDNPKTISNWVMGEILRAMKDSDIEASNLPVKPEQLVMLQELVDDGTISISIAKRVFDIMFKTGENPDDIVRKEGLAQISDEGALREIVIKTIKNNPKSVEDFLGGKEKAMGFLIGQVMKETKGKANPQMINEIMKEELSKISKN
- a CDS encoding ABC transporter permease, translating into MTRYILQRVFAMVLTMVVVITITFILMHAIPGGPFASEKNLPPQIKANIEAKYGLNKPLYQQYFDYWAGLLKGDLGPSYKYPGRTVNDLIEAGFPISAELGSYAILLMLFVGIPAGIISALRQYHWQDHTVMFMATLGVAVPSFVLATLFIYIFSSRLGILPAARWLSWQHKIMPTIALSAYNVSFIARLTRSSMLDVMGQDYIRTARAKGLSETSVVIKHALKNSLIPIVTVLGPLIAAVLTGSFVIEKIFAIPGMGRQFVDSVSNRDYTTIMGVTIFYGAFLVIMNLIVDIVYVFIDPRIKLAD